One part of the Microlunatus elymi genome encodes these proteins:
- a CDS encoding trimeric intracellular cation channel family protein: protein MDEIPVNDLFRVLDLTGVFTNAMLGGVIARREKLDPVGFATLAVMSGLGGGMIRDTLLQKGTPLALTDPAYLTTALVAAFVTYLVRVEGKVWHRLWPIIDALALGCWAAAGAQRTLSFDLGWLPAILLGTITAVGGGALRDIVLRQVPSVFGGTTLYATAATAGSGALVILYALGYPTAGALAALVIGAGLCLVARWRGWVMPHADAWSPARLVPARYRYRYRRRGIEIDRAADDPDDGRPSDPPA, encoded by the coding sequence GTGGACGAGATTCCGGTCAACGACCTGTTCCGCGTATTGGATCTGACCGGGGTGTTCACCAACGCGATGCTGGGCGGAGTGATCGCCCGCCGGGAGAAGCTGGATCCGGTCGGCTTCGCCACGCTCGCGGTGATGTCCGGGCTCGGCGGCGGCATGATCCGCGACACCCTGTTGCAGAAGGGAACCCCGCTCGCGCTGACCGATCCCGCCTATCTGACCACCGCGCTGGTGGCCGCGTTCGTCACCTACCTGGTGCGCGTCGAGGGCAAGGTCTGGCATCGGCTCTGGCCGATCATCGACGCGTTGGCGCTCGGCTGTTGGGCGGCCGCCGGGGCGCAGCGAACGTTGAGTTTCGACTTGGGCTGGCTGCCGGCGATCCTGCTCGGCACGATCACCGCCGTCGGCGGCGGGGCGCTGCGGGACATCGTGTTGCGGCAGGTCCCGTCCGTCTTCGGCGGCACCACCCTGTACGCCACCGCGGCCACGGCCGGCAGCGGCGCCCTGGTGATCTTGTACGCGTTGGGTTACCCGACGGCCGGTGCGCTGGCCGCGCTGGTGATCGGCGCCGGGCTCTGCCTGGTGGCCCGCTGGCGCGGCTGGGTGATGCCGCACGCCGACGCCTGGTCTCCGGCTCGGCTGGTGCCGGCCCGCTACCGCTACCGCTATCGGCGCCGCGGGATCGAAATCGACCGGGCGGCCGACGATCCCGACGACGGCCGGCCGAGCGACCCGCCGGCCTAG
- a CDS encoding globin domain-containing protein, which translates to MLSASNRTIIRDTLPAVGGAIGEITPIFYQRMFAAHPELQRDLFNRGNQAQGDQQRALAGAIAAYATLLVSENEAAPSDLLNRIAHKHASLGIAEDQYPIVHKYLFEAIVEVLGDAITPDVAAAWDEVYWQLAGDLIKIEKRLYAEAGTDPEHVWHPVVVRRRMQESPDTVSFVLASPDGSALPAARPGQYISVACTLADGARQIRQYSLTRAPRPHEWGISVKAIPAAESGDSDAIPAGEVSNHLHHNVFEGDQLLVSPPFGDLTLDDGDAPLLLISAGIGSTPIIGMLHYLVRTGSTREVVVLHADRSPARHAHRQELKELVDQLAGGSLRRWYEDLGVHPASDELLAGLVDLDGVPIPDGAIVYLCGPLPFMESVRRGLLARGVPASKINYEVFGPDKWLAAA; encoded by the coding sequence GTGCTGTCAGCCTCGAATCGCACGATCATCCGCGACACCCTGCCGGCCGTCGGCGGTGCGATCGGCGAGATCACGCCGATCTTCTACCAGCGGATGTTCGCCGCACATCCGGAGCTGCAGCGGGATCTGTTCAACCGGGGCAATCAGGCTCAGGGTGATCAACAACGCGCGCTGGCCGGCGCGATCGCCGCGTACGCGACGTTGCTGGTCAGCGAGAACGAGGCGGCCCCGAGCGATCTGCTGAATCGGATCGCCCACAAGCACGCCTCGCTGGGCATCGCCGAAGATCAGTATCCGATCGTGCACAAGTATCTGTTCGAGGCGATCGTCGAGGTGCTCGGTGATGCGATCACCCCGGACGTCGCCGCCGCCTGGGACGAGGTCTATTGGCAACTGGCCGGCGATCTGATCAAGATCGAGAAGCGGCTCTACGCCGAGGCGGGCACCGATCCCGAGCATGTCTGGCACCCGGTGGTGGTACGCCGCCGGATGCAGGAGTCGCCGGACACGGTGTCGTTCGTACTGGCCTCTCCGGACGGTTCGGCGCTGCCGGCGGCCCGGCCCGGGCAGTACATCTCGGTGGCGTGCACGCTGGCCGACGGCGCACGGCAGATCCGCCAGTACAGCCTGACCCGGGCTCCCCGTCCGCACGAGTGGGGCATCTCGGTCAAGGCGATTCCGGCCGCCGAGTCCGGCGACAGCGACGCGATTCCGGCCGGCGAGGTGTCGAATCACCTGCACCACAACGTTTTCGAGGGCGATCAGCTGCTGGTCTCGCCGCCGTTCGGCGACCTGACGCTGGACGACGGCGACGCGCCGCTGCTGTTGATCTCCGCCGGCATCGGGTCGACTCCGATCATCGGCATGCTGCACTACCTGGTGCGCACCGGCTCCACCCGCGAGGTGGTGGTGTTGCATGCCGATCGCTCACCGGCCCGGCACGCTCACCGGCAGGAGTTGAAGGAGCTCGTCGATCAACTGGCCGGCGGCAGCCTGCGCCGCTGGTACGAGGATCTCGGCGTGCACCCGGCCAGCGACGAACTGCTGGCCGGCCTGGTCGATCTGGACGGCGTACCGATCCCGGATGGCGCCATCGTCTACCTCTGTGGCCCGCTGCCCTTCATGGAGTCGGTGCGACGCGGCTTGCTGGCCCGCGGCGTACCGGCGAGCAAGATCAACTACGAGGTGTTCGGCCCGGACAAGTGGTTGGCCGCGGCCTGA
- a CDS encoding sugar phosphate isomerase/epimerase family protein — protein MTRRRRKIRGFVLVLFHDRSLADERGMIMVKIGLQLYSVRQALHEDPWGSLARISETGFRYLEAANHNAATDDGVGFDVPATELRTRLDDLGLTIVGCHVNPLDPDRLPAVLDYHQQVGNSQIGCDIEFYPFGDRDYLLRRAELFNRVGELCRDRGMRFYYHNHYQEFQRCGDRTVYELIMDNTDPELVFVQLDTYWAYRGGQDAVELIRRYADRVILLHQKDFPADAAEPLNLYDGVVPPDQPITMETFMQAKDPATFTEVGTGVLPIQDIIDTADAAPRLDYILLEQDHSQHDEFSSIKISRDAFARYRGISWQ, from the coding sequence GTGACCCGCCGACGTCGCAAGATCCGCGGGTTCGTCCTGGTCCTGTTTCATGATCGAAGCCTCGCCGACGAGAGAGGGATGATCATGGTCAAGATCGGGCTGCAGCTGTATTCGGTGCGACAGGCGCTTCACGAGGACCCGTGGGGGAGCCTGGCCCGGATCTCCGAGACCGGATTTCGCTATCTGGAGGCGGCGAACCACAACGCCGCCACCGACGACGGGGTCGGGTTCGACGTCCCGGCGACCGAACTCCGTACGCGTTTGGATGATCTTGGACTGACCATCGTCGGCTGTCATGTCAACCCGCTCGACCCGGATCGGCTGCCGGCGGTGCTGGACTATCACCAGCAGGTCGGCAACAGCCAGATCGGCTGCGACATCGAGTTCTATCCTTTCGGCGATCGCGACTATCTGTTGCGTCGGGCGGAGCTGTTCAACCGGGTCGGCGAGCTCTGCCGGGATCGGGGGATGCGGTTCTACTACCACAATCACTATCAGGAGTTTCAACGCTGCGGCGACCGGACCGTCTACGAGTTGATCATGGACAACACCGACCCGGAGCTGGTGTTCGTTCAGCTGGACACCTACTGGGCCTACCGTGGTGGTCAGGACGCGGTCGAGCTGATCCGCCGCTACGCCGATCGAGTGATCCTGCTGCACCAGAAGGACTTTCCGGCCGACGCCGCCGAGCCGCTGAACCTCTACGACGGCGTCGTCCCGCCCGATCAGCCGATCACCATGGAAACGTTCATGCAGGCCAAGGACCCGGCCACCTTCACCGAGGTCGGCACCGGCGTCCTGCCGATCCAGGACATCATCGACACCGCCGATGCCGCACCCCGGTTGGATTACATCCTGCTGGAGCAAGATCACTCCCAACACGACGAGTTCAGCTCGATCAAGATCAGCCGCGACGCGTTCGCCCGCTACCGCGGCATCAGCTGGCAGTAA
- a CDS encoding heavy metal translocating P-type ATPase gives MSSGHQIHPPVEQLDQSTHQAHDGADQQHGHSQHPGHSGHGGHTGHRGHQGDTGHAGHGGHGDHVGQFRRLFWVMLLFAVPVVGASGMFADLLGYRLPDLVWVGWISPVLGTVMYVVGGRPFLTGAISELRSRRPGMMLLIGLAITVAFVASWGASLGLLDHQLDFWWELALLIVIMLLGHWIEMRSLARTTSALDSLAALLPDEAERVRAGADGRERIDTVGPDDLEVDDLVIIRPGGAVPADGRIVDGAAELDESMITGESRTVRREVGDPVVAGTVATDSGLRIKITATGEETTLAGIRRLVSDAQNSSSRAQRLADRAAGWLFWFALGAGVITAIVWTVIGLPDEAVIRTITVLVIACPHALGLAIPLVVSIATEQAARAGVLIKDRLALESMRRVDTVLFDKTGTLTKGEPAVTAIATVEGVTENELLKIAAAVESASEHPLARAIVRTAQDRGLELPAVRDFTSAPAVGVDASVEGRRIRVGGPRLLEQVAADELAPAADWHDRGDTVLHVLRDDRVVGAIGMADEIRTESRQAIAALGGQGVQVVMITGDAEPVARSVAGELGIERFYAGVRPEDKSGTVADLQREGRTVAMVGDGVNDAPALARADVGIAIGAGTDVAIASAGVILAGSDPRTVLSVIRLSRASYRKMKQNLWWAAGYNLISVPLAAGVLAPIGFVLPMSVGAILMSLSTVIVALNAQLLRRLTLLTRSGRVPLPRA, from the coding sequence ATGTCTTCCGGTCATCAGATTCATCCGCCCGTCGAGCAGCTGGATCAGTCCACGCACCAAGCTCACGACGGCGCCGATCAGCAACACGGTCACTCGCAACACCCGGGGCACAGCGGCCACGGTGGACACACCGGACACCGAGGACACCAGGGAGACACCGGGCATGCGGGCCACGGGGGCCATGGCGATCACGTCGGCCAGTTCCGCCGGCTGTTCTGGGTGATGCTGCTGTTCGCCGTCCCGGTCGTCGGCGCCTCCGGCATGTTCGCCGACCTGCTCGGCTACCGGCTGCCGGATCTGGTTTGGGTGGGCTGGATCTCGCCGGTGCTCGGCACCGTGATGTACGTGGTCGGCGGCCGCCCCTTCCTGACCGGTGCGATCAGCGAACTGCGATCACGCAGACCGGGAATGATGTTGCTGATCGGATTGGCGATCACGGTCGCGTTCGTCGCGTCCTGGGGTGCCAGTCTGGGGTTACTCGATCATCAGCTGGACTTCTGGTGGGAGCTGGCGCTGCTGATCGTGATCATGCTGCTGGGGCATTGGATCGAGATGCGTTCGCTGGCCCGGACCACCTCGGCGCTGGATTCGCTGGCCGCGCTGCTGCCGGACGAGGCGGAGCGAGTGAGGGCCGGGGCCGACGGCCGGGAGAGGATCGACACGGTCGGCCCCGATGATCTCGAGGTCGACGACCTGGTGATCATCCGGCCCGGCGGCGCGGTGCCGGCGGACGGCCGGATCGTCGACGGTGCGGCTGAGCTGGACGAGTCCATGATCACCGGCGAGTCCCGAACGGTACGACGTGAGGTCGGCGACCCGGTCGTCGCCGGCACCGTGGCCACCGATTCCGGCCTGCGGATCAAGATCACCGCCACCGGCGAGGAGACCACGCTGGCCGGCATCCGGCGCCTGGTCTCCGATGCACAGAATTCGTCCTCCCGAGCGCAACGGCTGGCCGACCGCGCCGCCGGTTGGTTGTTCTGGTTCGCGCTCGGCGCGGGCGTGATCACGGCCATCGTCTGGACCGTGATCGGGCTACCCGACGAGGCCGTGATCCGGACCATCACGGTGCTGGTGATCGCCTGCCCGCACGCTCTGGGACTGGCGATCCCACTGGTGGTCTCGATCGCCACCGAGCAGGCGGCCCGGGCCGGGGTGTTGATCAAGGACCGGCTGGCGCTGGAGTCGATGCGCCGGGTCGACACGGTGCTGTTCGACAAGACCGGCACGCTGACCAAGGGTGAGCCGGCCGTCACCGCGATCGCCACGGTCGAAGGCGTGACCGAGAACGAGTTGCTGAAGATCGCGGCCGCAGTCGAGTCTGCGAGCGAACATCCGCTGGCCCGCGCGATCGTCCGCACCGCGCAGGACCGCGGACTGGAACTGCCGGCGGTACGAGACTTCACGTCCGCTCCAGCGGTCGGTGTCGACGCATCGGTCGAGGGCCGCCGGATCCGGGTGGGCGGCCCTCGGCTGCTCGAGCAGGTGGCCGCCGACGAACTGGCACCGGCCGCCGACTGGCACGATCGCGGCGACACCGTGCTGCATGTGCTGCGCGACGATCGGGTAGTCGGTGCGATCGGAATGGCGGACGAGATCCGTACCGAGTCCCGGCAGGCCATTGCGGCGCTCGGCGGGCAGGGGGTGCAGGTGGTGATGATCACCGGCGACGCCGAGCCGGTGGCCCGTTCGGTCGCCGGCGAGCTCGGCATCGAGCGGTTCTACGCCGGAGTCCGGCCGGAGGACAAGTCCGGAACGGTGGCCGACCTCCAGCGCGAGGGCCGGACGGTGGCGATGGTCGGCGACGGCGTGAACGACGCGCCGGCGTTGGCGCGAGCCGATGTCGGCATCGCGATCGGTGCCGGCACCGACGTGGCGATCGCCTCGGCCGGGGTCATCCTGGCCGGTTCGGATCCGCGGACGGTGTTGTCGGTGATTCGGCTGTCGCGGGCGAGCTACCGCAAGATGAAGCAGAACCTGTGGTGGGCGGCCGGCTACAACCTGATCTCGGTGCCGTTGGCGGCCGGGGTGCTGGCTCCGATCGGGTTCGTGCTGCCGATGTCGGTCGGCGCGATCCTGATGTCGCTGTCGACGGTGATCGTCGCGCTCAACGCCCAGCTACTGCGCCGACTGACCCTATTGACGCGGTCCGGTCGGGTGCCGCTGCCGCGGGCTTGA